From Daucus carota subsp. sativus chromosome 6, DH1 v3.0, whole genome shotgun sequence, the proteins below share one genomic window:
- the LOC108226106 gene encoding benzyl alcohol O-benzoyltransferase has translation MSTSSCYKVMRRSPELITPAKPTPCGYKLLSDIDDQQSLRFQLPMIQFYSKNEGVMGKDVDPVSVIRVALAKTLVFYYPFAGRLREGAGGKLMVECSGEGVLFVEADADVALEHFGDPVMPPFPCYQQLLFDVPGSSGILDCPIILMQVTRFKCGGFTLALRLNHTMCDVAGIVQFMTALSEIARGADAPSVPPVWQRELLNARDSLRVTYTHHEYDEPIGTEGPIIPFEILEHRYFFFGPAEIRALRRYLPYNLTKCSTFEVLTASLWRCRTIALHVDPEEDVRVICLVNARGSFDPPLPNGYYGNTFAFPVAIAKAKNITSNHSLEYAVKLIKKAKADVTEEYMRSVADLMVMKNRPHFTLHNTFLVSNVTRTGFGDVDLGWGKAVYTGLLPVMASFYVPFKNKKGENGILVPICLPNFMMDTFARELDSMLQNNEELATEVTLPYIKSSL, from the exons ATGTCAACCTCTTCATGTTACAAGGTGATGAGGCGATCACCGGAGTTAATAACTCCGGCAAAACCGACTCCTTGTGGGTACAAACTTCTGTCAGATATTGATGATCAACAGAGTCTTCGGTTCCAGCTCCCCATGATACAGTTTTATAGTAAAAATGAGGGGGTGATGGGAAAGGATGTTGATCCTGTGAGTGTTATAAGGGTGGCATTAGCGAAAACGCTTGTGTTTTATTATCCTTTTGCTGGCAGGCTCCGAGAAGGAGCTGGCGGGAAGCTTATGGTGGAATGCAGTGGCGAGGGAGTTTTGTTTGTTGAGGCTGATGCGGATGTTGCACTTGAGCACTTTGGTGATCCGGTTATGCCCCCGTTTCCTTGTTATCAACAACTGCTTTTTGATGTTCCGGGCTCTAGTGGGATTCTTGATTGTCCTATTATACTTATGCAG GTGACTCGTTTCAAATGCGGAGGATTCACACTCGCTCTGCGCCTAAACCACACCATGTGCGACGTGGCAGGAATCGTCCAATTCATGACAGCATTAAGCGAGATAGCCAGAGGCGCCGACGCCCCGTCCGTGCCACCAGTATGGCAAAGGGAGCTCCTCAATGCCAGAGACTCCCTTCGAGTCACCTACACACACCACGAATACGATGAACCGATCGGCACCGAGGGGCCGATAATCCCCTTCGAAATACTCGAACATCGTTACTTCTTCTTCGGTCCTGCTGAAATCCGCGCACTACGACGATACCTTCCGTACAATCTCACCAAATGCTCCACTTTCGAAGTCCTCACGGCTAGCCTCTGGCGATGCCGCACAATTGCTCTCCACGTCGATCCCGAGGAGGACGTGCGCGTAATATGTCTTGTAAATGCCCGCGGATCATTTGATCCGCCTCTGCCGAATGGCTACTACGGAAACACATTCGCGTTTCCAGTAGCCATCGCAAAAGcgaaaaatataacatctaatCACTCACTTGAATACGCGGTGAAACTGATCAAAAAGGCCAAGGCGGATGTTACTGAAGAGTATATGAGATCAGTGGCGGATCTGATGGTCATGAAAAACCGGCCTCATTTCACGCTGCATAATACATTTCTAGTGTCGAATGTGACGCGAACCGGGTTCGGAGATGTGGATTTAGGTTGGGGGAAAGCGGTTTATACCGGTCTGCTTCCGGTAATGGCAAGTTTTTATGTACCTTTCAAGAACAAAAAGGGTGAAAATGGAATACTGGTGCCTATTTGTCTTCCCAATTTTATGATGGACACATTTGCGAGGGAACTTGATAGCATGTTGCAGAACAATGAGGAGTTGGCTACAGAAGTAACTTTACCGTATATCAAGTCATCTCTTTAA